A region of the Deltaproteobacteria bacterium genome:
GCCGCGCTACGCCGCGTGGGAAAACGAGAGCTGGGAGGACGGCGTCTATATTTCGTGGCACACCAACGCGCCGAACCCGGGCACGGGTACCGAGTCGTACACCTACGCGTCAGGGGGATACGACGCGCCCTTTGACGGCGTGGCGGGCTCGACGGCGCTGCGCGACCGCATCCATGCGGAGATGGTGGCCGACATTCGCGCGGGGTGGGACGCCGGCTGGACCGATCGCGGCAAGCACACTAACTGGTACGGCGAGATCAACCCGAGCTACAACGCCGAAACGCCGGGCGCGCTGTTTGAGATCGCATTCCACGACACCGCGTCCGACGCGGCGGATCTGGCGGAGCCCGAGTTTCGCAAACTCGTCGCCCGCGCGGTGTATCAGGGGGCGGTGCGTTATTTCGCCGTGCGGGACGGCGTGACGCCGAAATTTTTGCCTGAGCCGCCCGAGTCGCTCGCGGTGACATACGACGGTGCGGACATCGTGGCGAGTTGGACCGCACCACCGGCGGACGGCGGCGGTCTCGCGGGCGATGCGGCCACCGGGTATCGCTTCTACCTCGGCACGAGCGGCAAGGGTTTCGGCGACGCGTTGGTCGTCACGCAGGTTGCCGCCGCGGCCGCCCCCCCGCCGCGCGATGGCACGCTTTACTACGCCCGCGCGAGCGCGACCAACGACGGCGGTGAAAGCTTTCCGACCGAGACGCTCGCCGTTTCAACCGGCACGGGCTCGCGCGTGCTGGTCGTCAACGGATTCGACCGTATCGATTCGACCATGAACGTTCCCGAATCGTACTACGGCGGTGGCACGATCGATCGTGGTTACTTGGACCGCATGAATGCGTACGACTATGTGATCGCGCACGCCGACGCGCTCTTTGCCGCCGGGTTGGAAATCGACTCGGCGTCGAACGAAGCGGTGGCGGACGGCGACGTGGATCTGTTCGACTACCCGGCGGTGGTGTGGATCGCGGGCGAGGAGTCGTTCGGCGACGACACCTTCGATCCCGACGAGCAGCTGCTGGTCGCCGATTATCTCGACGCCGGCGGGCGGCTCTTCGTCAGCGGATCGGAGATCGGCTGGGATCTGTGGGCGCTGGGCGACAGCGCGGATCGCGAATTTTTCACGGACTATCTGCGCGCGGTTTACACCAACGACTCGTCGGGGACGGGCGCGGTGAGCGCGTCGGGCATCTTCGCGGGCATCGCGCCCTTCGCATTCGATTTCGACGACTACACCATCTACGCGGCGGATTGGCCGGACTGCGTGAAAGCGGTCGGCGGCGGATCGACCGACATGGCGTACGTGGGCGGCACGTGTTCATCGGGCGGCGGCGCGGCGGTGGTGGACGACACGGGCGTCTTCCGCATCGTGTATCTCGGGTTTCCCTT
Encoded here:
- a CDS encoding N-acetylmuramoyl-L-alanine amidase, coding for MAIVAVVGVVLAHAGSPPSVADALAGAGARVDRVERVAGGTNIYVTFPASSSRDLAAHDTNAIADAAAREGRASRGFVRIFARFGDSAAYVPIGRAFDAPPPPPKKPFEAPREKSGPPGYGQPSPAGFLSGKSVFLSPGHGWYLNGSSWLTQRGNTNGLVEDFSNAEAVLQFLVPYFHNAGALVVTMRERDLNTNMSIVDNADPSVTLTGTWTTSTSTPGYYGSNYLAKAVAGSATATATFPAAIAEDGLYTVSVWYTGGSNRSTDARITVRHADGDSVFTHNMQRDGFTWRYLGRYYFRADDPVSRRSVVFTNQGSDTSKFVIVDAVRFGGGMDEDAGKPRWEMSGLYHAPFMGCDTCATSTVTTMPRYAAWENESWEDGVYISWHTNAPNPGTGTESYTYASGGYDAPFDGVAGSTALRDRIHAEMVADIRAGWDAGWTDRGKHTNWYGEINPSYNAETPGALFEIAFHDTASDAADLAEPEFRKLVARAVYQGAVRYFAVRDGVTPKFLPEPPESLAVTYDGADIVASWTAPPADGGGLAGDAATGYRFYLGTSGKGFGDALVVTQVAAAAAPPPRDGTLYYARASATNDGGESFPTETLAVSTGTGSRVLVVNGFDRIDSTMNVPESYYGGGTIDRGYLDRMNAYDYVIAHADALFAAGLEIDSASNEAVADGDVDLFDYPAVVWIAGEESFGDDTFDPDEQLLVADYLDAGGRLFVSGSEIGWDLWALGDSADREFFTDYLRAVYTNDSSGTGAVSASGIFAGIAPFAFDFDDYTIYAADWPDCVKAVGGGSTDMAYVGGTCSSGGGAAVVDDTGVFRIVYLGFPFETIYSITARRQVMSAAMDFLLESTTTSTTTTSTTTSTTIATTTSTTTSTTIATTTTTVATTTSSTGGSTTSSTATTTSSAGSTT